One genomic segment of Naumovozyma castellii chromosome 7, complete genome includes these proteins:
- the AVT4 gene encoding Avt4p (ancestral locus Anc_2.177) translates to MNNQSKTQSSSSRNVAIPVIKCTSEQNGLGTSINRKSSMAQSLKPSLAASVDSHVLIDINSPNFRTGKNIKEDEIINSLRTSYLSNHFTESSDTSQKEPTSSSYVTALDRIPSNNIELDPNLQKSGGDITREIYRFASSNEPQKMKLAKSLEDVTLSSESRRRESSASGIRIPGGFRREFIVNKIRQGHHQVELKTKDGSASSRDLFYGLNNLENAISDDDNISNIDKVPFLTRNFLEFLYLYGHFAGESFEDDFLPEDEGGFVDERTSLLPSQSRLSRKAIASARGTASDSKTFLLLLKSFIGTGVLFLPGAFHNGGLTFSICMLLFFGIYSYWCYIILTKAKVVTGVSSFGDIGLKLYGPWMKAIILFSLVVTQIGFSAAYMIFTAKNLSPFVENFLRIPDLDLAYLMGLQLLVFIPLSFVRKVSKLSFPSLLANSFIMFGLLIVLFFVNKHLFIDLGMRPADGVILGVNYERWTLFVGTAIFSFEGIGLIIPIQDSMKNPEKFPLVLGLVLITATILFISIATIGYLSYGSSIDVVILLNLPQSNIFVNLIQLFYSLAIMLSTPLQMFPAIKIIESKLFPKFIKVYAKDGNSPGSYELSLNSGKLNWKVKWLKNFVRSIIVTLVVLIAYLEVENLDKVVSIIGSLACIPLVYIYPPLLHLRSHSIPFSVNQKVKWRVLFDYLLVGFGTVSMFYTSYQSIFSN, encoded by the coding sequence ATGAATAACCAAAGCAAAACACAGTCCTCCTCATCTAGAAATGTTGCCATACCTGTCATTAAATGTACCTCAGAACAAAATGGGCTGGGGACTTCAATAAATAGAAAATCCTCTATGGCACAATCATTGAAACCAAGCTTGGCGGCTAGTGTTGATTCTCATGTCCTGATCGATATAAATTCTCCAAATTTTAGAACCGGTAAGAATATAAAGGAAGATGAGATAATAAATAGCTTAAGGACCAGTTATCTCAGTAATCATTTTACTGAAAGCTCCGATACATCTCAAAAAGAACCTACTTCAAGTTCCTATGTAACAGCGTTAGATCGAATACCTTCCAATAATATTGAACTTGACCCAAATCTTCAGAAATCTGGTGGTGATATTACGAGAGAAATCTACAGATTTGCATCTTCTAATGAACCccaaaaaatgaaacttGCTAAGTCGTTGGAGGATGTCACCCTTTCTTCAGAAagcagaagaagagaatcTAGTGCAAGCGGTATAAGGATTCCAGGCGGATTCAGGCGGGAGTTTATAGTTAACAAAATCAGACAGGGGCATCATCAAGTTGAACTGAAAACAAAAGACGGCTCAGCATCATCCCGTGACCTATTTTATGGATTGAATAACTTGGAAAACGCGATctctgatgatgataacaTATCTAATATTGACAAGGTCCCTTTCTTGACAAggaatttcttggaatttctttatttatatGGTCACTTTGCTGGTGAATCATTTGAGGATGATTTCTTACCGGAAGATGAAGGTGGTTTTGTTGATGAAAGAACCTCATTACTTCCTTCACAAAGTAGACTATCAAGGAAGGCAATTGCCTCTGCAAGGGGTACTGCTTCAGACAGCAAGACatttttattgttgttgaaatCGTTTATTGGAACCGGTGTATTATTTTTACCTGGCGCATTTCATAATGGAGGGCTAACCTTTTCCATTTGTATGCTATTATTCTTTGGCATATATTCGTACTGGTGCTACATAATTTTAACTAAAGCAAAAGTTGTCACCGGTGTGTCATCGTTTGGTGATATAGGTCTAAAACTTTATGGTCCATGGATGAAGGCGATCATTCTATTTTCCCTTGTCGTCACTCAAATCGGGTTTTCAGCAGCATATATGATATTTACAGCAAAGAACCTTAGCCCatttgttgaaaattttctaaGAATCCCTGATTTAGACTTAGCATACTTAATGGGACTACAACTCCTCGTGTTCATTCCACTTTCCTTTGTTagaaaagtttcaaaattatcattTCCGTCACTTCTCGCAAATTCCTTTATAATGTTTGGACTACTAATTGTACTATTTTTTGTCAACAAGCACTTATTTATAGACTTAGGTATGAGGCCTGCTGATGGTGTCATCCTGGGGGTCAACTATGAAAGATGGACTCTTTTCGTAGGTACGgcaatattttcatttgaaggTATAGGATTAATTATCCCTATTCAAGATTCTATGAAAAATCCTGAGAAATTTCCTTTAGTTCTGGGACTAGTATTGATTACAGCCACAATACTATTCATCAGTATTGCAACAATTGGTTATCTTTCATATGGGTCATCGATCGATGTCGTTATTCTGCTGAACTTGCCTCAATCAAACATATTTgtaaatttgattcaattgttctACTCTCTAGCGATCATGCTATCCACACCGTTACAAATGTTTCCTGCAATTAAAATAATCGAAAGTAAATTGTTTCCCAAATTTATTAAGGTATATGCTAAGGATGGGAATAGTCCAGGAAGTTACGAATTAAGTTTAAATTCTGGGaaattaaattggaaagtaaAGTGGTTAAAGAATTTTGTAAGATCAATCATCGTTACTTTGGTCGTATTAATTGCTTACTTAGAGGTGGAAAATCTGGACAAAGTTGTTTCCATCATTGGATCTTTGGCCTGTATCCCCcttgtatatatatatccTCCATTGCTGCATTTAAGAAGCCATAGCATACCATTTTCTGTGAATCAAAAGGTTAAGTGGCGCGTACTTTTTGATTATTTACTAGTAGGGTTTGGTACAGTCAGTATGTTCTACACATCATACCAATCCATATTTAGTAATTGA
- the MIC27 gene encoding Mic27p (ancestral locus Anc_2.178) has product MNEIFTDKAENRELLVPGSIIALGMFFTGRILTNKQNWSHKNLNILGKLSTSLPSRILIPWTMAGIVFSKWTPVAWGNLIKKEPTGLVLSTYHSIKSGYEENVIRVKESIYRNADDYLQRSVRQARKSIINKLND; this is encoded by the coding sequence atgaatgaaatattcACTGACAAGGCGGAGAATAGAGAGTTATTAGTTCCTGGTTCTATTATTGCTTTGGGGATGTTTTTTACTGGGAGAATACTGACGAATAAACAAAACTGGTCGCATAAGAACTTAAATATCTTGGGGAAATTGAGTACTTCTCTCCCTTCGAGAATATTGATTCCTTGGACCATGGCTGGCATtgtattttccaaatggaCACCTGTTGCTTGGGGAAATCTTATTAAGAAGGAACCTACAGGGTTAGTCCTTTCTACCTATCACTCAATAAAAAGCGGttatgaagaaaatgtAATAAGGGTAAAGGAAAGTATATACAGAAACGCAGATGATTATTTGCAAAGAAGTGTCAGGCAAGCTAGAAAatctattattaataaactAAACGATTAA
- the OCA1 gene encoding putative tyrosine protein phosphatase OCA1 (ancestral locus Anc_2.180): MSVSQVSKTELPNSLDEVVRNLAAELKTTTIEGTIPRVEEEEDEEEEEEEEDDHIYINEETECGHKQILVSHAPQERIVPPLNFCPVERFLYRSGQPSPVNFPFLLNLGLKTIIWLANEEPQDTLLEFCDSHGIELQFAAINPDGGEDDNPWDGLTEHSIINALQTIVTQDNYPLLVCCGMGRHRTGTVIGCLRRIMGWNLASVSEEYRRFTGSRGGRILVELLIEAFDTKLVKINEEKAPEWLLTALD, translated from the coding sequence ATGTCTGTGAGTCAGGTTTCAAAGACTGAACTACCAAATAGTTTGGACGAAGTGGTACGTAATTTAGCTGCTGAACTCAAAACAACCACGATAGAAGGTACTATACCCAGagtggaagaagaagaggatgaggaagaagaggaagaggaggaggatGATCACATTTacattaatgaagaaactgaatGTGGACACAAACAGATACTGGTATCTCATGCGCCACAGGAAAGAATTGTTCCACCTTTGAACTTCTGTCCTGTAGAGAGATTTCTTTATAGGTCGGGACAACCATCTCCTGTCAACTTCCCCTTCTTATTAAACCTAGGACTGAAAACTATCATATGGTTAGCTAACGAGGAACCTCAAGATACTTTGTTGGAATTTTGTGACTCTCATGGGATAGAGTTGCAATTTGCAGCCATTAATCCCGATGGtggtgaagatgataatCCTTGGGATGGACTCACTGAACATTCTATTATAAATGCATTGCAAACTATTGTTACACAAGATAATTACCCCCTGCTGGTGTGCTGTGGTATGGGAAGACATAGAACTGGGACAGTCATCGGATGtttaagaagaattatGGGCTGGAATCTAGCAAGCGTCTCCGAAGAATATAGAAGGTTTACTGGGAGCAGAGGTGGTAGAATTCTGGTAGAACTATTGATCGAGGCATTTGATACTAAATTAGTTAAGATTAACGAAGAAAAAGCGCCAGAATGGCTGCTGACGGCTTTGGATTAA
- the OST2 gene encoding dolichyl-diphosphooligosaccharide-protein glycotransferase (ancestral locus Anc_2.181) — translation MVYLEHQFSNRDTESIMAATAKVTKETKQTKPAQQAGMIKDFQEAYHLSMKSYWEQVNKDSRLKLIDIFCAFLVILGVIQFSFICLIRDNYPFNAFLAGFIICVGQFVLLISLRLQLLNPFQNISRNRAFGEFVIASLVLHFICLHFIN, via the coding sequence ATGGTATACTTAGAACACCAATTCAGTAACAGGGATACCGAATCAATCATGGCCGCCACAGCAAAAGTGACTAAGGAGACCAAGCAAACCAAGCCTGCACAGCAGGCTGGTATGATAAAGGATTTCCAAGAGGCATACCATTTATCTATGAAATCTTATTGGGAACAAGTTAATAAAGATAGCAGATTGAAGTTGATCGATATTTTCTGTGCATTTTTAGTTATTCTTGGTGTCATTCAGTTTTCgtttatttgtttgattAGAGATAATTATCCATTCAATGCATTCTTGGCAGGTTTCATAATATGTGTGGGCCAGTTTGTGCTATTGATTAGTTTAAGGttacaattattgaatCCATTCCAGAATATTTCCAGGAATAGGGCCTTTGGAGAGTTTGTTATTGCTAGCTTGGTGCTTCATTTTATTTGTCTacatttcatcaattga
- the PHO23 gene encoding Pho23p (ancestral locus Anc_2.183) produces MTNRRPMLAPANLFPGLNDISDTLEQFPMETSRYVTLLHEIEAKCVHSVPLLNGLIDKFISTEDEEHSLKEKQLTEINTVFDELMPSLEEKMHVSSLMVDSLEQLTNRLELAYEVVLRNEEIPKKLRLGGDNHPAMHLHYELMEKVDTKGNAKSSQALKSESRREAMAANKKGNDGNPITSNRQIDDNEGQNQRKRTNGANGSTAGSTNGPEQKKRRRRANNLTTIAFEGPTPAGVKSNRVNQENVTTTTTTPNNGLKTNEYGEPLYCYCNQVAYGEMVGCDGADCELEWFHLQCIGLETIPKGKWYCDDCKRKLKEH; encoded by the coding sequence ATGACGAACAGACGTCCGATGCTTGCCCCAGCAAACTTATTCCCAGGTTTAAACGATATTTCAGACACCTTGGAACAGTTCCCTATGGAAACCTCAAGATATGTCACATTACTTCATGAGATTGAGGCAAAATGTGTCCATTCTGTACCGTTACTTAACGGTTtgattgataaatttataaGTACAGAGGATGAGGAACATTCTTTGAAGGAGAAACAGCTAACGGAAATTAACACTgtttttgatgaattaatgCCATCATTGGAGGAAAAAATGCatgtttcttctttgatggTGGATAGTTTGGAACAGTTGACTAATAGGTTGGAATTAGCTTATGAAGTGGTCTTGAGAAATGAGGAAATTCCTAAGAAGTTAAGGTTAGGTGGTGATAATCATCCTGCTATGCATTTACATTATGAACTGATGGAAAAAGTGGATACGAAAGGGAACGCTAAATCATCACAAGCTTTGAAAAGTGAATCCAGAAGAGAAGCTATGGCAGCTAACAAGAAGGGTAATGATGGAAACCCAATAACCTCAAATCGtcaaattgatgataatgaaggtCAGAATCAAAGGAAGAGAACCAATGGTGCTAACGGCTCAACAGCAGGTAGTACCAATGGACCAGAACAGAAAAAACGTAGGCGTCGGGCCAACAACCTTACAACAATTGCATTTGAAGGCCCAACACCTGCTGGTGTGAAAAGTAACAGAGTCAATCAAGAGAATGTTACCACTACGACTACCACTCCAAATAACGGTCTCAAAACCAATGAATATGGAGAGCCAttatattgttattgtAACCAAGTAGCATATGGGGAAATGGTGGGTTGTGATGGTGCAGATTGTGAGTTAGAATggtttcatcttcaatgtaTTGGATTAGAGACAATACCCAAGGGTAAATGGTATTGCGATGATTGTAAAAGGAAACTTAAAGAACATTGA
- the RPS7B gene encoding 40S ribosomal eS7 domain-containing protein (ancestral locus Anc_2.188), with translation MVFPAEIVGKRVRYLVGGNKIQKVLLDSKDVQQIDYKLESFQSVYSKLTGKQIVFETPSETH, from the coding sequence ATGGTCTTCCCAGCTGAAATTGTCGGTAAGAGAGTTAGATACTTAGTTGGTGGTAACAAGATCCAAAAAGTCTTATTGGACTCCAAGGATGTTCAACAAATCGACTACAAGTTGGAATCTTTCCAATCTGTTTACAGCAAGTTGACTGGTAAGCAAATTGTTTTCGAAACCCCAAGTGAAACTCACTAA
- the NCAS0G02690 gene encoding uncharacterized protein (ancestral locus Anc_2.192) — protein sequence MVHITLGQAIWASVKPIIKIYLIIGVGFLLSKMGILTAEATRTISDVVLTVLLPCLAFNKIVANIEDKDIKSVGIICLTSLLIFGTGLFFAYLVRRFLWVPKKWYGGILAGGMFPNISDLPIAYLQTMDQGFIFTEEEGEKGVASVIIFLAMFLICLFNMGGFRFIESDFHYNDEENALTEAESSVLQTLNENKNKNTTPSATQENPRETSRESYKESSEGNTSVSNNYSKSQEDNTEEEQIMTVEQDLSLHDNQDNNDSGSRASTMQSVENPSSLTLESSISSIPSNPSVEGSFSRAERNTSTNLNHRAASHPVAFTSKDNLHKSNTNHSVTSTNSLLPIRSIDQRSLPPQNLNDIIREYSNVDQFGNTRPNTALMNNDSENDMASVTSQSTLQRIKSSNLTRMLTSDATVSKKDIEESGTFLPDWLRKFPLTSLLVFFAKNCLRPCSMAVILALIIAFIPWVKALFVTTPTTPNIKQAPDQQPALSFLMDFTSYVGAASVPFGLILLGATLGKLKIGKLYPGFWKSACILVFLRQCIMPIFGVLWCDRLVKAGWVNWEDDKMLLFVIAVSWNLPTMTTLIYFTASYTPTDCLEPIQMQCTAFFLMIQYPVMVVSLPFLVSYFLKVQMKL from the coding sequence ATGGTGCATATTACGTTAGGACAGGCCATTTGGGCGTCCGTTAAACCCATTATCAAAATCTATTTGATTATTGGGGTGGGATTTCTGCTTTCCAAGATGGGGATCTTGACTGCAGAAGCAACAAGAACCATATCTGACGTGGTGCTGACTGTTCTTTTGCCATGTTTGGCctttaataaaattgtggccaatattgaagataaGGATATTAAATCTGTGGGGATCATCTGCCTCACCTCGTTACTGATCTTCGGTACAGGACTGTTTTTCGCTTACTTGGTTAGAAGGTTTCTTTGGGTGCCCAAGAAATGGTATGGTGGAATCCTGGCAGGTGGTATGTTCCCCAACATTAGTGACTTGCCCATTGCATACTTACAAACAATGGATCAAGGGTTCATTTTCACAGAAGAGGAAGGTGAAAAAGGTGTCGCATCTGTTATCATTTTTCTAGCAATgtttttaatttgtttgtttaaTATGGGTGGCTTTAGATTCATCGAATCCGATTTCCAttataatgatgaagaaaatgcGTTGACTGAAGCAGAATCGAGTGTGCTACAAACTCTTAATGagaataagaataagaataCGACTCCTAGTGCCACACAGGAAAATCCTCGTGAAACAAGCCGTGAATCTTATAAGGAGAGTTCTGAGGGAAATACTAGTGTTTCTAATAATTACTCAAAAAGCCAGGAAGATAACACTGAAGAGGAGCAAATTATGACGGTGGAGCAGGATTTAAGTTTGCATGACAACCAAGACAATAACGATTCAGGATCACGTGCCAGTACAATGCAATCCGTAGAAAATCCTTCATCGTTAACACTTGAGTCATCTATCTCATCTATACCTTCCAATCCATCAGTGGAAGGATCGTTTTCCAGAGCAGAGAGAAATACGTCTACCAACCTTAATCACAGAGCTGCGAGCCACCCAGTCGCATTTACCTCCAAAGATAACTTACATAAGAGCAATACAAATCATAGCGTAACGAGCACAAATAGCTTACTACCCATTCGTTCAATTGATCAAAGAAGTTTACCTCCTCAGAACCTTAATGACATTATTAGAGAATATTCCAATGTAGACCAATTCGGTAACACAAGACCCAACACTGCATTAATGAACAACGATTCAGAAAACGATATGGCGTCAGTAACGTCACAGAGTACATTACAACGAATTAAATCATCTAATTTGACAAGAATGCTAACCTCAGACGCCACTGTGAGTAAGAAGGACATTGAAGAGTCAGGGACGTTTCTCCCCGATTGGCTAAGAAAATTTCCATTAACCTCATTGCTAGTGTTCTTTGCAAAGAATTGTTTAAGACCATGTTCAATGGCAGTCATATTAGCATTAATTATAGCCTTCATACCATGGGTGAAGGCTCTTTTCGTTACCACACCCACCACACCAAATATAAAACAGGCCCCCGACCAACAACCCGCTTTGAGTTTTTTAATGGATTTCACAAGTTATGTGGGGGCAGCTTCAGTTCCATTTGgtttaattttattagGTGCCACATTAGggaaattaaagattggTAAATTATATCCTGGGTTTTGGAAATCTGCATGCATTCTAGTGTTTCTAAGACAGTGCATTATGCCAATCTTCGGTGTCCTTTGGTGTGACCGTCTCGTTAAAGCTGGTTGGGTAAATTGGGAAGATGATAAAATGTTGCTTTTCGTTATAGCCGTGAGTTGGAATTTACCTACCATGACAACATTAATCTATTTCACTGCGAGCTATACTCCGACTGACTGCTTGGAACCTATCCAAATGCAATGTACAGCCTTCTTTTTAATGATTCAGTATCCAGTGATGGTCGTCAGTTTGCCATTCTTAGTGTCTTATTTCTTAAAAGTCCAGATGAAGTTATGa
- the APP1 gene encoding phosphatidate phosphatase APP1 (ancestral locus Anc_2.193), giving the protein MEPNDQEPQESNIMNKRQRFLNLMKTTKDVYIPNLKSTLSQQTFKVVNERTNSDSNNLAITWPPDLDLLYYPTYSTFDPSNPSKVNSTIRLNVFAPGNLTGRRNRIIVSLCKQYLKTNNDSVNNQQSLHEQNIEYGTGSPMENSVSSLKDAVKSENSTTTANTELDTFSERISGFLSRTFESVPVRVKLKSFSEHESIENVFQTDSSGNINVKLSTDFIPDEIIISIREDSKDQTTYRYPMDFIEQDGFALISDLDDTIKHTGITGNKRSMFRNVFVHDTRSWTIKGMPLWYDTLRDHLNVDFFYVSNSPVQLFPIANNFIKRDYPWGPLFLKQYSGNFLSSLMTSSANRKLEPIWNIIQDFPKKKFILVGDSGEKDLEAYINTVMEFPDQIIGVYIRCCTNSMSDLGTKEQDKKVMDDLNQEISINYYNTSREKIKRILPRIPPKRIQLSDDQLERIQSSRGSVGHQDNSFVGTRMGTSSTLPNLPPRPYTSKSASSSFSDIKRRIQSDSEYVLSSSQNDYGNYDTLIDNKGEHWRKRVYQAIEQLNSLKHSHDKIRLLFFMEPEVALEDSVVKLEELQKSITQ; this is encoded by the coding sequence ATGGAACCCAATGATCAGGAACCTCAGGAATCCAACATAATGAACAAACGCCAAAGGTTTCTGAATCTGATGAAGACGACAAAAGATGTCTACATCCCAAATTTAAAGTCAACACTCTCACAGCAGACATTTAAGGTGGTCAATGAACGAACTAATTCAGATAGCAATAACTTAGCCATTACTTGGCCTCCGGATCTGGATTTGCTATATTATCCGACGTACTCTACTTTTGATCCAAGTAACCCTTCTAAGGTAAATTCTACGATTCGCCTTAATGTCTTTGCACCTGGAAATCTGACAGGAAGGCGTAATAGGATCATAGTATCACTGTGTAAACAATATCTGAAGACCAACAATGATAGTGTTAATAATCAGCAGTCATTGcatgaacaaaatatagAATATGGTACCGGTAGCCCAATGGAAAATTCTGTGTCATCCTTGAAAGATGCTGTGAAATCTGAGAATAGCACAACAACAGCGAATACGGAATTGGATACATTTAGTGAAAGAATTTCAGGGTTCTTATCGAGAACCTTTGAATCAGTTCCTGTGCGAGTCAAACTGAAATCGTTTTCTGAACATGAATCCATCGAGAATGTTTTCCAAACCGATAGTTCGGGGAACATTAATGTTAAATTGAGTACTGATTTTATCccagatgaaattattattagtatcAGGGAGGATTCTAAGGATCAAACAACTTATAGATATCCGATGGATTTTATTGAGCAGGATGGTTTTGCACTGATAAGTGACCTCGATGATACAATTAAGCACACAGGTATTACTGGCAACAAGAGATCGATGTTTCGAAACGTATTTGTTCACGATACTAGAAGTTGGACAATTAAGGGGATGCCATTATGGTATGATACATTACGCGATCACCTAAATGTTGATTTCTTTTATGTTTCTAATTCTCCAGTTCAGTTGTTTCCAATTgctaataatttcatcaagaGAGATTACCCGTGGGGTCCTTTATTCTTAAAGCAATACTCCGGGAATTTTTTGTCCAGTTTGATGACATCTAGCGCTAACAGGAAATTAGAACCTATCTGGAACATTATTCAGGACTTTCCCAAAAAGAAGTTTATATTGGTTGGTGACTCTGGGGAAAAGGATCTGGAAGCTTATATAAATACTGTTATGGAATTTCCAGATCAAATCATTGGTGTTTATATTCGTTGTTGTACCAATTCTATGAGCGATTTGGGAACGAAAGAGCAAGATAAAAAGGTTATGGATGATTtgaatcaagaaatttcaatcaattattACAATACCTCGAGAGAGAAGATAAAACGAATTCTTCCACGCATTCCACCCAAGAGGATTCAGCTTTCAGATGACCAATTAGAGAGAATCCAATCTTCTAGGGGGTCAGTTGGGCACCAAGATAATTCGTTTGTTGGTACACGTATGGGAACTAGTTCTACCTTGCCTAACCTCCCTCCTAGGCCTTATACATCCAAATCTGCTTCTTCCTCCTTTAGTGATataaagagaagaattCAGTCTGACTCAGAATATGTTTTATCTTCAAGTCAAAACGATTATGGGAATTATGACACTCTCATTGACAACAAGGGAGAACACTGGAGGAAAAGGGTCTATCAAGCCATAGAACAACTGAATTCACTCAAACATTCCCATGATAAGATAAGGCTGTTATTTTTCATGGAACCAGAAGTAGCATTAGAGGATAGCGTAGTAAAATTAGAAGAACTTCAAAAGTCTATAACTCAATAA
- the TMA46 gene encoding translation machinery-associated protein TMA46 (ancestral locus Anc_2.194), with amino-acid sequence MPPKKSQKKQQEQGKKKDNVDKTFGMKNKNRSTKVQKYIKQVHSTGLDPKKEELKRKKLEEKKLKEAQEAERRALFNPAIDQRVRAGVDPKTVVCALFKLGNCNKGKNCKFSHDLSVGRRVEKKDLYQDVRKEKEEDTMDNWDEEKLRSVISSKHGNPKTTTDKVCKFFIEAVENGKYGWFWVCPNDGDKCMYRHSLPEGFELKTKEQKRMEREALENQPKITLEEFIETEREKLDKTKLTPITMENFAVWKKNHIIERINAENKLKAKRKLSGREIVQKLTSENKNFEIDNADDMSLDSTQGSAWDLTEFTEALKEADHENDSGIKDYGDGSNPTFEIKSSITA; translated from the coding sequence ATGCCACCAAAAAAGAGTCAGAAAAAGCAGCAGGAACAAGGCAAAAAAAAGGACAATGTCGATAAGACGTTTGGTATGAAAAATAAGAATAGGTCCACCAAAGTGCAGAAATACATCAAACAAGTGCATTCTACAGGGTTGGACCCCAAGAAGGAGGAGTTGAAACGTAAGAAATTAGAGGAAAAAAAGTTGAAGGAAGCTCAAGAAGCTGAGAGAAGGGCTCTTTTCAATCCTGCCATTGACCAAAGAGTTCGTGCTGGTGTAGACCCAAAAACCGTTGTTTGTGCTCTTTTCAAGCTGGGAAACTGTAACAAAGGGAAGAACTGTAAGTTTTCTCATGATTTGAGTGTCGGAAGAAGAGTGgagaagaaagatttgTACCAAGATGTGAGGAAAGAGAAGGAAGAGGATACTATGGATAACTGGGATGAAGAGAAATTAAGATCTGTTATCTCTTCAAAACATGGTAACCCGAAGACAACGACAGATAAGGTGtgtaaattttttatcGAGGCAGTGGAAAATGGTAAGTATGGTTGGTTTTGGGTTTGCCCCAATGATGGGGACAAGTGTATGTACAGACATTCTCTACCTGAAGGGTTTGAATTGAAGACAAAGGAACAGAAGAGAATGGAGAGAGAGGCACTTGAGAACCAACCAAAGATtactttggaagaattcattgaaaCCGAAAGAGAGAAACTGGATAAGACCAAATTGACTCCAATCACGATGGAAAATTTCGCCGTGTGGAAGAAGAACCATATTATAGAAAGAATCAATGCTGAGAATAAGTTGAAAGCCAAGAGGAAACTATCTGGTCGtgaaattgttcaaaaACTAACCTCAGAGAAtaaaaactttgaaattgacAATGCTGATGATATGTCACTTGATTCAACTCAAGGTTCAGCTTGGGATTTGACAGAATTCACTGAAGCGCTAAAAGAAGCAGATCATGAAAACGACAGTGGAATTAAAGATTATGGTGATGGTAGTAATCcaacttttgaaatcaaGTCGTCTATAACTGCGTAG